In the Syntrophorhabdaceae bacterium genome, one interval contains:
- a CDS encoding xanthine dehydrogenase family protein molybdopterin-binding subunit, with amino-acid sequence MAEQYRFIGKPIPRQDARQIVTGKARFLDDITLPDMLYGAVLRSPHAHASIVSIDKTKACALPGVKAVLSWQDIPDWKGGQGNTTRVLDHKVRFVGDAVALVAAQTKKIAEDALRLIDVEYEVIPAIFDPEEAVKPGAPQLYETCPGNIMPPGVPAWGGPKSLQGIMMGDVDHGFAEADVVAEGTFVYDNIANPTPPESPGAIALWEEPNLLTVWVSDQSFYKHVFYLKRIVGKDVEVRTFGGPCGGSYGSKSMSWQVQLYAALLSRATERPVKVIFSKEEHLAAFVLRPASRMCARVGMKKDGTVTAVSGEWMLDTGYYSQTTQAQVAVGCGEAQLAVRCANWNLKTSIVCTNRSASGIVRGFGGQELKCTLIPVLSLAMAKVNLDPVEFFKKNYVKPGDGYFWRDGLWYTYRGIDYAEAMEEGARRFKWKEKWKGWLKPTLANGAKRRGIGVGIHGNADIGEDASEAYVRLDADGSAKIFTCLAEHGTGQKTNITRMAAEVLRLPLARIFQIPSDSLISPHERGPGGSRMTYAAGSAVIKAAEDAIRKLLDMAQPLLGAPSHELETEDGMIFCKDKPERKVPWEAVLGASHTCMGYGRFEQDFTLANCMISFVEVEVDVQSGRASLVQVLNATNVGQIIDPPGLRGQMNGCLGSGGIDSALFEETVLDRRTGHMLNSNMIDYKWRTFTDLPPIENVVLETPIESHRFHAVGVGEVATAPGPVAVFMAVSNAIGTWLHEYPATPERVLSALKAAPANVAENKGDGF; translated from the coding sequence ATGGCTGAGCAGTACCGGTTTATCGGCAAACCCATACCCCGACAGGATGCTCGGCAAATTGTGACAGGCAAAGCCCGGTTTCTCGATGACATCACGCTCCCTGACATGCTCTATGGGGCGGTACTCCGAAGTCCACACGCCCACGCCTCGATCGTAAGCATAGACAAGACAAAGGCGTGTGCCCTGCCTGGGGTCAAGGCCGTGCTTTCATGGCAGGACATACCTGACTGGAAAGGTGGACAGGGCAATACCACCCGCGTTCTCGACCACAAGGTTCGATTTGTCGGTGATGCCGTGGCACTCGTTGCCGCTCAAACCAAAAAGATAGCAGAGGACGCGCTCCGTCTCATAGACGTGGAGTATGAGGTTATACCCGCAATCTTCGATCCTGAAGAGGCGGTAAAGCCCGGGGCGCCTCAACTCTACGAGACATGTCCGGGCAACATCATGCCCCCTGGTGTCCCCGCTTGGGGCGGACCGAAAAGCCTGCAGGGAATCATGATGGGAGATGTGGATCACGGGTTCGCGGAGGCGGACGTGGTCGCCGAAGGCACGTTCGTTTACGACAATATAGCCAATCCAACGCCGCCCGAGTCTCCCGGGGCCATCGCCCTGTGGGAGGAGCCAAACCTGCTGACGGTCTGGGTATCGGACCAGTCCTTTTACAAGCATGTGTTCTATCTCAAGAGGATTGTTGGAAAGGACGTTGAGGTCAGGACCTTTGGCGGGCCCTGCGGGGGAAGTTATGGTTCGAAATCCATGTCATGGCAGGTCCAGTTGTATGCGGCGCTCTTGAGCAGGGCTACTGAGAGACCCGTAAAGGTTATTTTCAGCAAAGAAGAGCACCTTGCCGCTTTTGTGCTTCGGCCCGCTTCACGCATGTGTGCAAGAGTTGGCATGAAGAAAGATGGCACGGTCACGGCTGTCTCGGGTGAGTGGATGCTCGATACGGGTTATTACTCTCAGACGACTCAGGCACAGGTTGCGGTCGGTTGTGGTGAGGCACAGCTCGCCGTTAGGTGTGCGAACTGGAACCTCAAGACTTCCATCGTATGCACCAACAGAAGCGCATCAGGTATTGTCCGTGGATTCGGGGGGCAGGAGCTCAAATGCACGCTCATCCCTGTCTTAAGCCTGGCAATGGCAAAGGTTAATCTGGATCCTGTGGAATTCTTCAAGAAAAACTATGTGAAGCCGGGCGACGGGTATTTCTGGCGCGATGGGCTATGGTATACGTACAGGGGCATCGATTATGCGGAGGCCATGGAAGAGGGCGCTCGCCGGTTCAAATGGAAAGAAAAATGGAAGGGCTGGCTCAAGCCGACCTTAGCCAATGGCGCGAAGAGAAGGGGTATCGGGGTGGGCATTCACGGCAATGCCGATATCGGTGAAGATGCTTCAGAGGCATATGTCCGTCTTGATGCAGACGGGAGCGCAAAGATTTTTACGTGCCTTGCAGAGCACGGAACAGGCCAAAAAACCAACATCACCCGGATGGCGGCGGAGGTGCTTCGATTGCCGCTCGCGCGCATCTTCCAGATTCCATCAGATTCTCTGATCAGTCCGCACGAGCGTGGGCCCGGTGGAAGCCGCATGACCTATGCAGCCGGTTCTGCCGTGATAAAAGCAGCCGAGGACGCAATACGAAAGCTTCTGGACATGGCTCAACCCCTGCTTGGCGCGCCATCGCATGAGTTAGAGACTGAAGATGGCATGATTTTTTGCAAGGACAAACCCGAAAGAAAGGTACCCTGGGAGGCGGTGCTCGGTGCAAGCCACACCTGCATGGGCTATGGACGGTTCGAGCAGGACTTCACTCTTGCCAATTGCATGATCTCCTTTGTAGAGGTTGAAGTTGACGTGCAGAGCGGCAGGGCATCTCTCGTGCAAGTTCTCAACGCCACGAATGTGGGGCAGATCATCGACCCGCCCGGTCTCAGAGGACAGATGAACGGGTGTCTCGGGTCCGGAGGCATCGACAGCGCTCTTTTTGAGGAGACTGTCCTTGACCGCCGCACAGGGCACATGCTTAATTCAAACATGATCGACTACAAATGGCGGACTTTTACGGAT